The Phragmites australis chromosome 1, lpPhrAust1.1, whole genome shotgun sequence genomic interval TTGATTGCATACAAGTAATGCTGATGGTTCACTGCAGTGCTGATTTTCTGTCTTGGGCTGCTTGATCTGTCTCTGCTCTTACAGTGTGTGTCCGCATGTTGCtgttctctttttccttttcctcatGTGTGAACAGGAAGGTATGTACTCCATAGTTCGTAACAATTTATGATGCAGTGATGTACTGTAAACAAGTTGTTCAAAATAATTACAGCAGCATGCTGATTTTTCCAGGCATcaaaaaggagaggaaaaggCAGCAAAATTCTGGACGGTACATGTCCAATATCATTATCCACTTGTTCTTGTCTCTTTGCAGCGAAGTGCAGAGTAGCAAGACAAGGGGGTGGAGCAGAGAGCAGACTAGCAGAACACAGGCGCTTGGAGTGAGATAATGAGCAGCAACCTGGTGTCCGCCACCTCTGCATCACCATCTGCAGCAGCCGCTACTGCTCGTCATCACCATGAGGGAGTGCAGCAGCTGAGGGTAAAGGTGGTGCGGCCACAGCGGCAGCTgcacggcggctgccgcggaGGCAATGGCAGAGGCAGAGCTGTGGTGGCGAGGGCCGGCCCGGGGGCGCTGACGGAGATAGAGCCGGACCTGCAGGAGGACCCCATCGACCGGTGGCGCACCAACGGCGTCAGCCCGGTCCGTCCCTTGTCACCTCAATTCGTTCACTCACTTTAGAGGCTGtgcatctttttctttctcagAATACGCAGGAGAGGTCTGTATCTCGATTTCGGTGCTGTATTAACTCTGAAGAAATGGATAACGTCCATGGATAACACTGGAGAGAATCTGTGTTGCAGGAGGACTTTGAGTATGGGGTGTATGATGGCCACCACACCTATCATGAAGGCCAAGGTCTTTTCTTAAAAACTCCCTTACCATATCCTTGTAGTGAATTCCATGAAAAAGAAGTTGCACTGATTGTTATGTGAGTTGGTGAAACAAATCCTGCAAACTACTACGATGCCCTACTGAAGACAAGAAGGGCTTCTGGGAGGATGTCTCAGAGTGGTATCAAGAAGCTGAGCCTCCTCAGGGTTTTCAAGGTGCACTCTACTCATGGCGCTCTTTACTTTTCAGTCTTGAGATGGTACACAGCTCCTAAAGTCTTTCTGCTTCAGGGAGATATCAGAAATCacaagagaatttttttttttctgaaataagCTTTGCTCATTAGCATCAATGGCAATCTCTTGCAGCACTAATCTCCTGGGCGTTTCCTCCTGCAATCATCCTTGGCATGGCTTTCAATGTACCGGTATGGATCGAATAGTTCTCTTGCCCTGCTTGGAACACTGGAaaattttcctattttctatGGGAATTGAACTATTTCATGCGAAATTCCTGCGTTTCAAAACATCTCCCTAAAATTTTCACCCTGCTTTCATGCATCATCTGTCTGAGTTCACCGATTTTCTACTTCTGCCACCAGGGGGAGTACCTCTACATTGGAGCAGCTCTCTTCATCATCGTGTTCTGCATCATCGAGATGGACAAGCCAGACAAGGCACACAACTTTGAGCCGGAGATCTACATGATGGAGAGATCGGCGCGGGACAAGCTCATCGCCGACTACAACTCCATGGACATCTGGGACTTCAACGAGAAGTACGGCGAGCTCTGGGACTTCACCGTCAACAACAGGGAAGAGATCGTGGAATCGTAGATGGCATTTAGCAATGGTGGTGACATTGGCTAGATGCAGTTGTATACCAGTTCAGATGGTATCTATGTCACAAACCTCTCCAGATAAAAGAATGCAAGCATGGCATAGAAAGGAATAACGATGTATGTATTCTCATGCCTGAGGTTCTCAGCCCtgtaaaaatagagagcctAAAAATCCGTTTTATCATCGTAGAACGCATGTCAGGCTTCTCACAGAACATGTTCTGCAGAATAGCTAGCACGTGGTTCCTTCAACTACATTCATGGTTCTTTTATGTTTCtccaatgtttttttttatttatgccATTATAAATATCACAATTTTGATATATGCCACTATACTTTTAGTATTTGAAAAGGtattattattaaaattatatccATACCATTACAAATTTCTTAAAATTAGATCATATCATTACAAATCTTTTGAAATTGTATCATGTCACTACGAATCTACTAAAATTGGATCCAAGACATTATGAATCTCTTAATATTAGATTCGTTCTATTATGAAATGTGACTGGAGACTAAAGTAACGGTATGAATCTAATTTTATTAGATAtgtaatgatatttttttagatatcaAAAGTATAATGGTATATTTTAGAACCATGATATTTATAATGATATAGATTAAAAAATGTATTTACTATAGCACAGTCGACTGAAATTACGGTCGATTTTAGTCGATGTGCTCCCACCAGAGTTAGGGCTGTCGGGGTTAGGAGAGGAGTGGTTTCTAGTGAGAATTCATGATCGACAGACTTAGAAACGAGTTTGGAGGAGGCAAGTAGGCCAGGCGGTGGAAGCGGCTGAGACGGCGGGGCGGCCAGTGGTGGGAGACGCTAGTTGCGAGTGGCGAAAAGATAATCGGGGGGTCAGATCGGGGTGGGGGCGTCTTAGCCGATAGGTTAGTGTGGCGGGGACGGTGAAGGCAGACCCGACGGCAGAGATGATGCCGAGGACGCAGGGTAGTCAGGGACGAGCACGCACGAGAGAGAACGTGAGAACGAGCACGCGCGCATcggaaggaagaagaagcacgCGCACCGTCGGCTCGAGATCGTGCGGCTGACTGCGTCAATCGAAACGAATCGATTTTTCATTCGATTGAAAAATAGCAGGCTCCTTAAAAAAACCTTTTGAGAAAATACATTGGTCGACACGAGTCGACGGCGACACCTAACCCTAGTCCTCCGCCTCACTGAGTCCCTGCTCCCTCGGCGGCCGGCGGCTCTCTAGTCTCTCCGGTGGCCGGCTCTTCGCCAGTCCGCTGCTGAGTTCCGCCTCCTGCGCGCGCTCTCCTCGACAAGAAGCGCGCACGTGTGGACGCGCTCGTCGACCAGCTTGGCCTGTCCCGCGCCTTCCGGCCTTTCCCGCTTCCCGTTCCCCGCCTGGCCGCCTCTGAGCTccgacgccgccgcctcggGTCTGGCCCGGGCgcccgacgaggaggagcagccagATTCTGACCTGCGCCGCCCGGCCGCCTCATCCTGGCCTCCTCCGCGGCCTGCCTGCGCCGCCGCGCTCTCGCCTTCCAGTTCCCCGCCTCCGGCCTCGGGCTGTGGCGGCGTCTCCAGTGATCAAGCCCGACGGCGTCCAGCGAGGCCTGATTGGAGATATCATCAATCCGTTCGAGAAGAAAGGGTTTTTGGTTGCAGCAGTGAAGACACAATGGAGAGAGGCTCCGCTGCAGAACACAGCGGAGAGAAGAAGGTTGTGATGGGCAATGAGGAGGGGGAGAAAGATGGCCAGATGAACAAGAAAGGAAAGGGCcggagaaaggagaagaaggtCAAGGGTCATGTCGGCGATGGTGAtagatcattttttttcttgtaacatgaagCATATTGTCAAGATGGAGCAGGTTAAAGCGTCGGCCGAGATGTCTGAAAACCCCTGCTCGGAGCATGCCGAGGGTGGTATGAGCAAGAGTGATGTAAAGAAAGataggaagaaaaagaagaaagacaaaGAGGTTGAGACTGTCGGGGTGAAGCATACAACACTTGATGCTAATGATGAAAATGTAGGGTCAGAGCATGTAATAATGAACAAGAGTGAAGGAGAACATGATAGCAAGTCCAAGAAGGGCAAACGGAACCTCCAGGATGGTGATACTGCCTCAGTTGCTTCTGCTGGTGATCAAATTGTATcaggagaaaataaaaagaggaAATTTTCAGTTACCTTGGAAGAAGGCAAGCAAGTTGACATGTCAAAGATGGCGAGGAAGATagaaggcaagaagaagagaaaggtaTGTGATAGTGTTGGTCTAGACCTAAGACAGAACACACCGGCTGGGGGAGATGGTAGGAGTGataataaaaagagagaaaagagtaAGGATCAGAAAGAAGGTGGtgaaagggaaaaagaaaaggtggcACAGGGAAAGGACAAGGGTAGGCGAGTGAGCTTCACTGATACTGTGGAGGTGTTTAGTatagatggtggtggtggtgaagagagtgATGAGAGTGGTGAATCCAGACTTGTGCATGGCCTACGGTTTACCTCAGAGGAAGATGCGAAGCTAATGGAAGCCATCATGAACTACATAGAGATGAAGCAATTGGGAGAGAAAGGTTTAGAGATGATTCGGGCCAGTATTCAACATCCTGAGATCAGGGGTTGTTGGGCTGAAATAGCAACATCATTACCTCATAGACCCATGATGGCTGTATACAAAAGAGCACGAATTTTACTCTATAGGAGTGATGAGCGTAAATGGACTCAACAGGAGTATGAGATGATTCAGCGATTTGTAGAAAAAAATGGCACAGGGTGGAAGAAATTGGCAATGGAACTTGGAAAGAGTGAGATCCATGTAAAAGATACTTGGAGAAGAATAAAAcctaaaaatttgaaaaaaggGGCTTGGACTCAGGACGAGTACCAAAAATTGTTTGATTTGGTGAATTTTGACTTGCGTGTGAAAGCCCATCAAAAGATCGATCCTGGTCATCGTCTGCTAAGAGAGAACATTTCTTGGGAGGCCATCAGTGACAAATTAACCACCCGTAGTCGCCATGATTGCTGCTTGAAGTGGTACCAGCAATTAGCATCGCCACTGGTTAAGCAAGGCACCTGGGCAGATACTGATGATTATCTATTGGTGGAAGCGCTTCAAAGGGTTGATGCTGTTTGTGCTGAGGATGTTGACTGGGAAACCCTTCTTGATCACAGGTCTGGGGAGCATTGCCGTCAACGATGGAACCAGATGGTCCGCATGATCGGTGGCCACAGAGAGAAGCCTTTCATCGAGCAAGTGGAAGTGCTCTCGAGGCGGTACTGCTCGGAAATGCTTGATTATAGGAAATGAGAAGCGTGTGAATTACCACCCGTCAAACTGGCTGTGTTCTCTAACTTCTAACGGCTACATCTCACCTACCAGCATCTGTTGTAGCCTGTAAAGCGTCTGCCCTATGGATTCTTTGGCATATGTGGAAATGTAAGCTGTATGTCTGTATGTGGTTCTTAGCTGCGGACTGTAGACATCCATGCTTCAGTGATACTTCCACTTGGTTTTGGCCTAGTTCTGTGCACATTCTGCAAAACTTTCTTTCTACATTTTGTTCCTTTCTGTTACTAGTATGGTATGGAATTTGATGGATGTTGCATGCTGTTCTGAACCGGCGAACCGCGGTCTTTGTAGACTGGATTTCATGTTTCAAATAAATAATTTGGATTAGACTGGTtcaagttaaaaaaaatgcactGAACATCTAGAATTGCCGGTTTGCCGCTACCCTCCCAATCTTATAAATATCCGACAAAAAGGAAAATCCATTCTTTTTAAAATCtatgaaaaaggaaagaagaacaaaaaagaaatcaGCGGGGTAAGAAAaatgaaggggggggggggggggcgtcgcAGCTGTTCCTTTTTTTGTACACTTGAGATGCAGCTGACTCACTatgaaaagaagagagaaattgGAAAGAGAACAGGCTAATCTATAACTCTGATGAGAGAACTAGCTTTACTACGAGATGCTACATGTTCCATTGTTCTTCACATGGATGTTGTGAAGAGCTGACTGCCTAGAGTCACTTCCATTGTTCTTCACCTGGATGTTGTGAAGAGCTGACTGCCTAGAGTCACAGTTGGGGTGCTTTCTGTCATGACCGTCGTCAACCTGATCTCTTGCTCGCGTATCCGATGTATTTCAGCCTCCACCAAGCTCATCGATGGACGCTGCTCGCTCAATGGATTCACGCACCACGATGTCAAGCGCAGCAATTCCTTCATGCTTTCTGAGGTGAAGCCACTAGTCATTCTGTCATCTGCAAATGCAGAGATATCACTTGATTCCTGAAAGTTCTGTACCTGCATATCGACATATACAAAGTGAGCAGGCTGATACTTCAGTGAGGATATGATGGTTATGAAATGAGTAAAAGGTGCCTCTAGGAAAGGGAGAAATTGGTGTCTTATTTGCAAAAAAGGAAAGGACAGGCATCAGTCAGTGTAGAATTTACCCATTGAATGATGCTTTGATCAGAAACAGCTCTCCGTCCACTAACCAACTCCACAAGGAACACACCAAAACTGTATACATCGCTTTGTATGGAGAAGTTTGTGGATTCCTTCAATCTGGTCATGCAATAGAAAGTTCCATCAAACTCAAGCAATGAGCTGGTATGCACACGACACACTGAAAGCAGATGGTTTCTTGTATCCATCTGATGTAGTCGATGAATGTATGAATTTACAGCAAAAATGTATGCCTATGCCCATTATTACCGAGGATCAAGGAAAGGATCATTAGATATTCTGGAAGACGGTCCTGTACCACCGAGTCGATCAAGCAAGCCTGGAATCCCAGTATCTGCAACTTTGGGTACGAAATCCTCATCCACAAGTACATTGGCCGTTTTGAAGTTCATATGGATCGCAGGGGGTGTCAGCGAATGCAGGTGACTCAGGCCTGAGTAACAGCAAAAGATCATCATGTTAAGATTGCCGATGTAGTTTCCACAAGATCATTGCTACTGCGAAATGAGGCTTCATGGATATCAAATTACGACCTTCTGAATTTTATTTCTGACAACAGAGAAAGCGTAGAGTTGGTTTCTATATGAAGACTTTACCTTTAGCAGTTCCATGAGCAATAGAAAGTCTCTGCTTGAATTCTAGCCTTACACCTGGAGCACTGCTGTTACCTACAAAAGCACAGCAGAACAATTACCACCTACGACGCCCCTCTTGTGCATGAAGTAATAATAGGAAGCACAACAGAAATCACCATGTAAATATGTTGAAACGCTGCCATTGGGGACATACTCATAAACAAGCATCTGCATGCCGTTCTCCTGGCAGTACCCCAAAAGGTTTACAAGGTTACGATGACGGAGAGATGATAGGTAATTAACCTGAGGAGAGAACAGCATCTACGCATGAGCTCGAATCAATCAAACAAGGGTATGGACTATGGAGCAAGCTGAGCTATATTGTAAATTCTGTCAGGGAATAGGGGGTAAGTTCCTTTGATAGAAAAAAAGgatctttcctttttcttctcttgctTAAAAGTTACAACACAACACCTTCAATGAATTCAAAACCAGCACTTACTCTAGAGAATATGCGGTGAAGTAAAATTATGGTACCTCTTGAATAAGTTCCTGGCTAGGAGGAGAATGCCGTCTTTTAACAGCTACCATTGTGCCATCCTGGAGCAAACCCTTGTATACCTCTCCAAACATTCCATGTCCAATAAGAATCACACTGCTGAAGTTCCTTGTAGCTGAATTTAATTCCTCCAAAGTCAGACATCTTGCTCCCTGCGACTCTGATAGATGGAGGGCGAATTGATTAAGatagaaagaaaaaatgaatcTTCAGATGAAATATGTGAAGTCTTAAGGTCTGTTGAAAAGCAACTTAAGCAGTACCTGGTAGAGCTGGACCTGATGAACTACTTTCTGAAGAGTCTGAAGTTCTTCTGCGATGCTGTAAGCAAAGTACTATTACAACTATGACAATACCTACTAGTGCCAAGCCTCCAGCAGCACCTCCTAGAGCTGCTGCAAGAAGCCCTGACATCTAGTATGGGATATCCTCCTTCAGAGTAGGGTAGTAATCTTTGTAGCCGCAGTGATGAAGTTTGCAGATATATAACCTAAAGAGCAGTACAttaaatttgtctgaatttatatttgaattcataAGAAAGTACAAGAACATACAGATTTCTGAACTGTTTGGTCACCCAATGAACTACTAAATAACTCAGATAGTGAATAGACATATCAAAACATGTATGCATGAATTGATTGATCAATAGATAAAGGTACATCACTAGTAATATCTTGACCCAGAAAGCATGGATTGATTGAAATAGCACATGACACAATTGGTTTACCAATAGAGGATGGAAGAAAATGCTTATTTGCAGATACATCAattattttggtcaattttaaTTTTTGTCCCAGTCGGACATGTTTGTCTCTCCTAGGTTTATTGTTGTGTGGTGGTAAAATTAGGAAAGCGCATTCTGATCATGACATCAGCGGTACTGACCAAGCTACTAATGCATAAATCCAGTGAAAAGACAATTATGTTATCAAACAGAAAAACACAAAATTGTTGGATATCCAAAATTGGACATTACGTAGCAATGTAATCCGTGCTTTTAGCATTTTTCCTTCCCTTTTCCTGGAAAATGTTACCAGTCCGTTATTCAAAAATTTCGCGCCATAAATGGACCAAGAGAAATTTTTATGACGGTACTAAAACTGTCATGCTATAGAAAGTGCCTCCCAAATGTGCAACAAGAAATCTTTCACTATGGCATTGTGTACTTACAAAGATGCTCTTACTACTGAAATAAATATGCATAAGCTGCATTGCACTGCCCTTGCAAAACATGAATGCGTTCTTGCTTGAACCATTTGCCTCTTCAAGCTGTACATATACAAGTTGGCTTGATATTGTGTATGAAGCAACAACATTTTGTGATCTAACAATGTGGCATTGGCTTCAGGGATCTAGCTTCTGAATCATTAACATAAACAGATTGAACAAGGATCGTTGATTGTTCGATTTTTTTCTATGATCAAACAAAATTAAGCACTCCTGAACAATGCATAGATCGAGGTAAGCCAATAAATTCACATGATTCACACTCTATCCCGTCGAATACACAGCAATTCCACGTGATTTTGATCCAAGAAAACCCTTGTATGCAAAATTGCAAACATTGGTGAACAGAAATgcccactttttttttttttttggcaatcaTCCAAACATACAACATACCTGCAGATTTTTCAGGCCTCCTGGCATCATTTCCAAACAAGGACAACAGCAGCATCAAATGTTGAAGCCATTGTGCAGACAAAAAATTGCTCCTATCCGGTTCTTGAATCTTGATTTtgccccctcttctccctcctccactTGCTCCTATCATCACACAGAAAAGCAATCAAACTAAAAATCAAGAAATGCAATAATAAGGCAAAATATGGCAGAAATCAAGCATGTATAGATACACCAAAGCAAGAGAGAATCCACGAAAATAAAAGGAGAGAGAAGCAGCAAGCAGGCAAGAAACctctacctcctcctcctcctcttctcagGTGGGTCTATCTATGTACTGTCAATTGATTGCGAGTGAGAAGAGCATGGAGGTTTTGGGGAAGGAAGGGGGGAGAGGAGAGCCCACAAGAAAAGTGGACAACAATACAGCAGTGGCAAGCAAAcaaatatgtatgtatatatggatGTATGTATATAAACTGGCTGAGTTGAGCTGTAGGCATCAGTGGAAAGCGAAGCAAAATATGCTAAAAAATGTGGGCTTGGCGCGGCCGTTGCAGGTAAAACAAACAACCCAGAAATCCCCAACCCCATTAGCTTTACGCTTTGCTTTGCATCTTTGGTGTGAGCTTGTATATGAACTCGAATGGATGGATCTCCCAATGATTGACCCAAAGGCGACAATTCGTTGGGATAGCGACACTGCGCCGACGCAGCAAGCAGTTCTTATTATTTAGCTC includes:
- the LOC133928062 gene encoding photosynthetic NDH subunit of subcomplex B 5, chloroplastic-like: MSSNLVSATSASPSAAAATARHHHEGVQQLRVKVVRPQRQLHGGCRGGNGRGRAVVARAGPGALTEIEPDLQEDPIDRWRTNGVSPEDFEYGVYDGHHTYHEGQDKKGFWEDVSEWYQEAEPPQGFQALISWAFPPAIILGMAFNVPGEYLYIGAALFIIVFCIIEMDKPDKAHNFEPEIYMMERSARDKLIADYNSMDIWDFNEKYGELWDFTVNNREEIVES
- the LOC133928094 gene encoding serine/threonine-protein kinase-like protein ACR4; this encodes MSGLLAAALGGAAGGLALVGIVIVVIVLCLQHRRRTSDSSESSSSGPALPESQGARCLTLEELNSATRNFSSVILIGHGMFGEVYKGLLQDGTMVAVKRRHSPPSQELIQEVNYLSSLRHRNLVNLLGYCQENGMQMLVYEYVPNGSVSTYLHGNSSAPGVRLEFKQRLSIAHGTAKGLSHLHSLTPPAIHMNFKTANVLVDEDFVPKVADTGIPGLLDRLGGTGPSSRISNDPFLDPRLKESTNFSIQSDVYSFGVFLVELVSGRRAVSDQSIIQWVQNFQESSDISAFADDRMTSGFTSESMKELLRLTSWCVNPLSEQRPSMSLVEAEIHRIREQEIRLTTVMTESTPTVTLGSQLFTTSR